Proteins encoded by one window of Flagellimonas lutaonensis:
- a CDS encoding oligosaccharide flippase family protein, producing MGNKFGRLLSNFSSLSGVQFANLILPFVYLPYVARVLGIENFGIADYALSFSVYFNSLVSYGFDYSASKAISQASNNEDRNNIFNKVINTKLFLFIVFGAIYFFLVQVVPSFKAESKVFHLAFIGCTASLLSPWFFLQGVERIKLIAKINFVVKLLATGIVFLLIKKPEDYPMLVIVNTLPQLVLSIFIMYWIVATYKFKLKRASLKSIIRALKKNFYIFGNEFSTLVLVNSILLVMGFVVSKKELGAYTSAYRIISSMQLLLVAPFVKSGLPFFSKLYSNSRQMFYRDLKKVGSIYCITVFLCCTLVFVFSKEIVFILFGKSYFQAYYILRIMCYTPFFLSISAVYGWIGIHILGAENRLFLTTTSIGTLGILGAILFRNHLNVSHFAFIRISTELCISLMVSLIFFNLAKRRKKQ from the coding sequence ATGGGAAATAAATTTGGCAGACTTCTTTCTAATTTTTCATCCTTGAGCGGGGTTCAATTTGCCAATCTCATTCTGCCCTTTGTTTATTTACCCTATGTGGCAAGAGTTTTGGGCATCGAGAACTTTGGTATTGCCGATTACGCGCTTAGCTTTTCAGTATATTTCAATTCATTGGTAAGCTATGGGTTCGATTATTCAGCTTCAAAAGCCATAAGCCAGGCCTCCAATAATGAAGATCGCAACAATATTTTCAATAAGGTTATAAACACCAAATTATTTCTTTTTATAGTCTTTGGGGCAATCTATTTCTTTCTTGTGCAAGTAGTGCCTTCTTTTAAGGCTGAGTCAAAAGTATTTCACTTAGCCTTCATAGGGTGTACTGCAAGCCTTTTAAGCCCTTGGTTTTTTCTTCAGGGTGTAGAAAGGATAAAGCTGATAGCCAAAATCAACTTTGTGGTGAAATTGCTGGCCACAGGCATAGTTTTTCTGCTGATTAAGAAACCAGAGGATTATCCTATGCTCGTTATAGTAAACACACTTCCGCAGTTGGTCTTGAGTATTTTTATAATGTACTGGATTGTAGCTACATACAAATTCAAACTTAAGCGCGCATCCTTAAAATCAATTATAAGGGCATTAAAAAAGAATTTTTACATTTTTGGAAATGAGTTCTCAACATTGGTCTTGGTAAATTCTATACTGTTGGTCATGGGTTTTGTGGTCTCAAAAAAAGAATTAGGGGCATATACTTCGGCATACAGAATTATCTCAAGTATGCAACTACTACTGGTTGCACCATTTGTGAAGAGTGGACTGCCATTTTTTTCGAAGCTGTATAGTAATAGCCGGCAAATGTTTTATCGTGACTTGAAGAAAGTGGGAAGTATTTATTGTATTACCGTTTTTTTATGCTGCACGCTGGTATTTGTCTTTTCTAAAGAAATTGTTTTTATACTCTTTGGCAAAAGTTATTTTCAAGCGTACTACATTTTACGTATTATGTGCTATACACCCTTTTTTCTTTCTATATCAGCGGTGTATGGATGGATAGGGATACATATACTTGGTGCTGAAAACAGGCTTTTTCTTACAACAACTTCTATCGGCACTTTAGGGATATTGGGGGCTATTCTATTTAGAAATCATTTGAATGTCAGCCATTTTGCCTTTATTAGAATTTCTACTGAGTTGTGCATCAGTTTGATGGTTTCACTTATATTTTTCAATCTGGCTAAGCGAAGGAAGAAACAATGA
- a CDS encoding O-antigen ligase family protein — translation MKTLFRILIAFYVLSIFFLEISLVPNRIFLVLVVLASFLAKRRANSWNIKYQGTIPLIFFIVPSIFLLFQQCASNFVLLNSIIPLFFIIYYLNIGESIELRRWIYDNLVYSVIVVFFVSLLGSAYAVVETAKSGVTPEGYYWWNEFTHKGLMSTLKVHPTYMAMFILSAICATIEKIRLKERGRAILLDSSVLFVLVLFLFLVSAKISYLALLFILLFAISQYFLSGRKTKALLLLLLIISIGMMAWNFFPSIGDRVKSDLRDFKEAEYQIKNKSKASERIFIWKACLEYLSNNPMGSFCSDEKELVSKYFEGNFQGEPKNAHNNFLEYSLMYGVIGGLILIAFVIYAFYLSFRFKQNMLFYEAMVFFVISLTESTLVRELGVIHFAVFLQMHLVQNSLKLNR, via the coding sequence ATGAAGACACTTTTCAGAATACTTATAGCATTTTATGTTTTGTCAATCTTCTTTCTTGAAATTAGTCTTGTTCCAAACAGGATATTTTTAGTATTGGTCGTTCTTGCTTCTTTTTTGGCAAAAAGAAGGGCAAATTCATGGAACATAAAATATCAGGGAACAATTCCTCTAATCTTCTTTATAGTACCGAGTATATTTTTATTGTTTCAACAATGCGCTTCAAATTTCGTGCTGTTGAATTCCATAATACCACTTTTCTTCATTATATACTATCTCAACATTGGGGAATCGATAGAATTACGTAGATGGATTTACGACAATCTGGTGTACTCTGTTATTGTTGTTTTTTTTGTTTCATTGCTTGGTTCAGCATACGCGGTAGTTGAAACTGCCAAATCTGGGGTTACACCAGAGGGATATTACTGGTGGAACGAGTTCACTCACAAAGGATTGATGTCAACCCTTAAGGTGCACCCTACTTATATGGCAATGTTTATTTTAAGCGCTATTTGTGCAACAATCGAAAAAATAAGATTGAAAGAGAGAGGAAGAGCGATTCTGCTCGACTCGTCTGTTCTTTTCGTTCTTGTCCTGTTTTTGTTCTTGGTAAGCGCAAAAATCAGCTATTTGGCTTTGTTGTTCATACTGCTATTTGCGATTTCACAATATTTCCTTTCAGGTAGAAAAACAAAGGCTCTTCTGTTACTGCTCCTAATCATTTCTATAGGAATGATGGCTTGGAACTTTTTCCCCTCGATTGGCGATAGGGTGAAATCTGATTTAAGAGATTTCAAAGAGGCGGAATATCAGATAAAAAACAAAAGTAAAGCCTCGGAAAGAATATTCATCTGGAAAGCTTGTCTAGAATACCTCAGCAATAATCCTATGGGGAGCTTCTGCAGTGATGAAAAAGAGCTGGTTTCGAAATATTTCGAAGGGAATTTCCAAGGAGAGCCAAAAAACGCGCACAACAATTTTTTGGAATACTCTTTAATGTATGGGGTAATAGGAGGATTGATATTGATTGCTTTCGTCATATATGCCTTCTATCTAAGCTTTCGGTTCAAGCAAAATATGCTGTTTTATGAAGCCATGGTGTTTTTTGTAATTTCGCTAACCGAGAGCACACTGGTTAGAGAGCTGGGGGTTATTCATTTTGCTGTTTTTCTGCAGATGCACCTAGTTCAAAACTCTCTTAAATTAAACAGGTAG